GACATCTATTTCACATGTTATGCTAAATACACTGCAGGGCCTAAAGAAGATTTAGcctatattaatattatttttaagaaTCAGAATGGCCTAAAGGTAAGATTGATTCAGTTTTAAATCATGTATTATCTTGCTCTGTGGAagcaaaattctccctttgtaaGAAGAAACTCACTGTAATTTGAGAGACAACCTACACTGTCGGCACCCTGTGTACTCACTGGGTCGTCAGTTTAGAGACTTTATATCTTGGAAATGGTTTTTCTAGTAACAAACAAGTCTCCATTTGCCCCTACTACCTCCCCTGCATCATCGTTTTACTCTTCCAGTATTGCTCAAGATCCCAGCTGCCTGGAaagtgaaggggaaaaaaaagaggaacctGACTGTGGATGACGCCAAGACAGTTTCCCATAATGCATCATAACCTCTGCCCTTTCCATGTGTGCAGGTGATGTCCTATACGAGCTGCTGCAACACATCCTGAAGCAGAGGAAGCCCCATGTGTTCTACCCGTCCGCCTACTTCCCTGGGAACTCCTTCCACTTGCAACCTGAAAGCGCTGTGCCGCATCTGAAACTCGAAGGTCGGTTCCACCTACAGACATTTTCTTCTTCAATGCATGTGCTTTAGAACTCTGTggaaaaatatttaatataattagGAAGTTTGTCTTTGGTCTGATGATATcatttatctcactgaaaactgcTGCTGATATATCCATAAGTGAATATAGGTCTATGTTTAAATCACTAACCACGTTTTAACTTGATAGGTTtgtgtcaaataaaaaaatgtcaagtccATGCAGATATTTTTAATAACCCCTCTAATGAGTGGACCACTGTGGAATGTTTAGAAAAACCTGTAAACTAATTAATGTATGACTTCATAGACATGTAACAGACATCAATATGGACATCATGTACAACTAtttgcaaatatgtaaataatgtgtatatatgtacaaaattaataatattaatagaaGATTCTCTTTTATATTTTCTGTTCACTCTTGAATGGTTTTGCTGgtctttttacactttttttttttgcatttctgctACTGTTAACACTGCAATATCCCcctggtgggatcaataaagtcatatcttatctaatATAGTCTTAGCTTACCTTAACATTATACATACAAGTACAAAAATCTAACACTCCAGATAGTGTCCCCAATCAATACAGTATATTACAAATCATGTTCAAAGCAAGTAAGAGTTTCTCTGCCATCAACATTCGGCACAAATTTGAAAAAAGGAAAAGTTAATACAATCTAAAAGGATTAGACAGGGATGGAGGGTTGTATCTGGAAgaatggggtaagggggtgggactatataagttaaacttcatcccactccttttcaaatatgttgtCTTTTTATATTACATATGacattttcttgttgttttggttcaaatgttatattcaaaattaaataaacaagtggtgccaggcacaacaaactccccttgcacgtattgtagtttattttggcatcgatgcagctgatgtcatcatgtctatgcatgtgctgatgtcagcatatcagttgcctctatatatgtgacaagtttgaagttaattgaaaaaaaactgatgtttttatacacatgtgaaattttgcccattataagtaaatggtagaagaaaaaagactttaaaaattcataaaaaattggaactttgaccaacttttgccaaaatgtaattacatctattcttggtcactggcaatttataaacccaatttggtatgaatccaattaatagttttgctgctacagacatttgaaatttcacccattataagtaaatgagcaaaaaaaaaaaaaagatttaaaaaatctgaactttgaccaacttttgccaaaatgtaatcagatctattcttggtcactggcaatctatgaaccaaatttggtatgagttcaaccaatagttctgctgctagagtgttaacaaagaaacaaaccgaaccaaaacaataccccttgcctctgtttcggggggcggggtaacagtcaaaaatcaaatcaatcaatcagaggTTGGCTGTGGATGGATTGTGGATTGTGTCCAGTGTGGGAAAGGCACAGCAGTTTAGATTACCAGTGTACTGGAAGCATTCAGTGGCCAACACACAATATTTGCAGTCATGCACATAAAAAAATAGAAGACTTGAACTTGTTAGTGACACTTGAATGACCAGCTGAGACAGCTTGATTaattaaaatagaaaatatgGTATGAAAACACGCATGAATCACTTGAATCACAAACTTCACCCTCCTCTCTGCTTAGTGGATGAGAAAGAGCTGAGGTCAAGCAACCCAGTGAGGAATGGGAAAAAGTGGAAATAGTaggaaaaaaatgttggtttgtgtttaacAGCAGTCATGTTGTAAATCAGAAGCGCTTGACTAAGGAAAACACCCATTATATTATGATTTCTCACTATGCACAACTCTCTGTACACTTTAATTTGAAGGTAAATGTTGCTTATTTCAAAAGTACTATTTATACGTACAATGGCGATGAGAGTAAAAGTCGTGTGCTCGTCAGCTGCCTGTCTCCACATCCACAGCTGCACTTCAGCTCCTCTTCACTTGGCAATGATGTCTGCTTTAATCCAGGAAATAACAATAACACTGAGTGACAGAAATACCCAAGACTGGTTTCTGGGTCTTATCAGAGGAAATGTCACACCGCAACTATTAGATGGGTTGGAGCAGTACAACAGAAAAACCTGTTCCACCAGGAAACCTTCGCTTTAATTAAACCAGCTGCAGTACAGGACGCAACAAAGCAAAGTGAATGGTGTGGTGTGGTGGTGGAATTACACacaaatatgtttgttttgtcACCGATGGCAGATGTGTATTTCTGCTTGTTTATTAAGCAAGACAAAAACACCAGATAATAATAATGTAGTCAGCATAGCACTGAACTGTAAGATATTAGTGACACCAAGTGGTGTGATGGGTGAAAAGGCAAAGTAGCAAAAAGCTGTTGATCTTTAAAGTTTAGGCAGAACAGGTGGAAAATCACAACCATACAACAGCACACTTACCTGCTGTGgtacatgtagtttctgaaagattttatgtattttgggcttctctgctgcttcattcattcatttatttatttatttagcacacaaTGACAAATCGAACAGTAGGACAGGCAAAGAAACAAACTGTGCAGGTGAGATCCGAAAACCCCATGGGGCTtataaaattaaaacaataataGACTAAgtgcaacaaaaatataaacaaaaagaatgaaagaaaagagTATGTGTAAATGCATGTAAGGGTGGAAGAGTGTACATTAGTTTAATCAGATATGTTCTAACCCTATACGTAAAATGACTAAGTGTAGTAGACTGAGGTGTGATTTGAATAGAACTGTTCCATAGCTGAGCCCCCCGCCCCAAAACCGCAGACAGAACTGACCACGTCCAGTGCAGACCATTGGCAGACGCAGCCAACTGGCATGTCTTGTATGGGAGTCGTGTACATCTGTTAAATTGGAAAAAGGCTTTACAAGGCAAACAATGTGTAGCAGGTTGGATCAAgattttgtaaagaaatatacagataaggtatttatttaaagtaaaaagTGAAAGGATATTGAGCTGTTTGAAAAGAGGGGCTGAGTGATACAGTTTGTGGTTTTAATAAATGCTACACTGACACATGGTGGCTTCATTGAAAACACACGGCTCAGAGCCTCTGTATGGTTTCGAATACTCAAAGGGCTCAGTTCTGCTGATCTTTTCCTGCTTTGCTTTTGATGATTATCATGTGACTGTTGATTGGTTGACTGTCTCACCTTGACAACAAATATGTATTTATGGCTGCCACACCCATAAGACAAACATAATAAATTAGTAGTACACACCCAGAAACTTCCATGAAACCACAGTAAAGCTAGCTGTAGGCAAGTGTTAAACACGTTCATAGGTAGATGAATACTTATTAGAATATTCCAGACTTGATTTAGCTGTAGATATTTATGCTTCATTGTGTGTTTGGTAACCCCAGAAACGGTACGGCGTACACCACGTGGGACAGAGCCACTCCCCCAGCATCCACCAACCATCGAACTAAGGCACCGCTCCCGTTCTCCTCACCACGCAGCCCCCCGGCGATCCCCTCCAGAACCAAACCACCCCCGCCCCACTAATGATGATCCCCTCCAGACCTTCTCCCAGCTGCCCGACAGCAACCACCACCTGCCTGAGGACATGTATCCTTTGTCTGTGTCTCCAGCTGCACCAAACGGGCGCTGCGTGACGCCCCGAGAAGCCCCCTGCCCGGGCAGTCCGGGGGGCCAGGAGGCAGGCCCTCCTCGCGTCATTCAGCTCATGCCCAGCCCCATCATGAACCCTCTGCTCCTCAGCCCAATCCGGACCGGAGGGGGGGCCGCCTTGGACTTCAGGCACAGCCGGGGTGGACCCCCCTCTCAGGTGACGCTCGAGAATGGGCGTGAAGGGAAAATTCACAGCCACCACCATCAAGTACCACTGACccagcagcagcatcagcagcagcATCTACTGCAGCAGGAGGAGACGCTCTACAGGAACCATGTCATCATGCCCGTGTCTCCTCCAGAGGAGCAGATGCCCATTGGACGGATAGCAGGTAAGGTTtatacagggttcatacaggtgcttgaaagccttgaaaatgcttgaatttgaaggtctgaaaagtgcttgaattttagttgaagtgcttgaaagcgcttgcaattataacttgtGATGTGAcgtgattcatttattttttatattaactctgccaggttagatgccaagccaaagctacttacagagaggtgaaacattttgaaaaataaaactgtcaaaaaataaaaatcctaggtgttctcaggttgactccaggtacagttttatcttaatctttgtctcggtgcgagtgtgtctgaaaaaCACTAAGCGGCTTCCCCTTTTTTGGGATAAAACTTtctgttctcctttaatttctaaacttttttgctattatgaaacatcattttagatgttaTAGCATaatagaggattctgttgggtttctgtaaattggcttagagcaggggtgcccaaccctggtcctcgagggctactatcctgcatgttttagatgtatccctcttccaacccacctgattcaaatgataggcctatcatcaggctctgcagaagcctgataatgaccgtcaggtgtgctgggagagggatacatctaaaacatgcaggatagtagccctcgaggaccagggttgggcacccctggcttagagtctggttttgaccaactctatataaaaagtgtcatgaaataacttttttgttgtgatctggcgctatataaataaaatttgattgattgagtgatttgattggttttcccctgtaagtcactttggaaaaaagcgtctgccaaatgcataaacataaacataatataatgtacatcattgtgataaaatgtgacaatgataatcctgagtatatgtattcctgcagatatggatttgaccccaacaataaggtgctgtgctggaaaaatttgaaaatgacccttaaaagtgcttgaaaagtgttgaatttgaccttgaaaaatgtgtacgaaccctgtaatAGCTACAAATGTGTCAGGAATGTTGAGTAAAGTAGTCTCAGATAGAAAGTAAAAAATGTTTAGTTGCTGTGGGTTTTTATTTTAAGCCAAACCTTGTCTTTTATGTCTGTTACAGTTGTAATGTACACTGTTGCCCCTAAAGTTTATcagtcaagaataaatcacattaacatcatcatttcatgagaagagggaaaataattttattccaactttatgggaaacagtgtacAAATACTTCCTTGTTAAACTTGATTCACTAGAATCCTAGAGGAAAAAGGCAGTCTAACGTCAGCTCATTCACTCTTTCCCTGGTGTCCTTGCAGACTGCAGACTGCTGTGGGACTACGTCTACCAGCTCCTGTCAGACAGTCGGTACGAGAACTACATCCGCTGGGAGGATCCAGAGAACAAAGTCTTCCGCATCATGGACCCCAATGGCCTGGCCAGGCTCTGGGGCAATCACAAAGTAAACACAGAGATGGCCCTGTAGGCCTCAGTTGTTCAGTTCGTGTTGTCTTTGATCAAACTGCAGGAGGATCAGTGAGCAGAAAGGTCCTGATGCTGaccagagaaaaaaataaataataatactgcCACCTACGTGTTGTGTCCACTGTGACACCATTTGTTTGATACCATTTTTTGTGTATAGTCAAGCCTTTGATGCTGCACTAATGAATTACTTGTATTATTGAATTAttgataatagatagatagatagatagatagatagatagatagatagatagatagatagatagatagatagatagatagatagatagataggctttatttcagacccatggtccacattaaaaagcaaaccgataaatacaaacaccattaaaaaaaaaaaaaaaaaaaaacacaataaaaaacctctatactttcaagagacAGTCATGTCAGTGTTTCCGAAACAGAGATGTGTAtcgtacagcactatatgcaagattgGTCAGCAATAAAATTCTAatattttctgaatgattcaggcaacacataaatgtaaacatcagatttctcaatACAATTCAATTTTGTTGTTATCAGCCTCCAAGTGTCCCAAAAAAAGCCTTGCAGCTTTTATTATCACAAAATATTGAAAGATGTTCAAAATGTCCTTTTACTGGAAATGAGTGTTTCTCTTATgttctatttatttgttgttcCTCTTACAGAACAGGACAAATATGACGTACGAGAAGATGTCGCGAGCACTGAGACACTACTACAAACTGAACATAATCAGGAAAGAAACCCGGACAAAGACTTCTATTCAGGTATTCatccatattttattttattttattctatttcttcctTTTTAGAGTATTTCCTGTGGATCACAGGTTAACAAACAGAACCAGGCTAACTCCTTGTTATTCTTGTTCATCAGGTTCATGAAAACCCCTGATGAGATAATGAACGGACAGACAGACCGCCTGGAGCACCTGGAGTCTGACATAGACGAACAAACATACATCAAAGAAGAATGCTGAGGAATTCTGGGAAAACAGCTCCATGAACTTCTACTACTACAGCCGCTGATGCCTTTCAGAAGCTGCTTGAACAATCTTGAACCCGGAGCGTGTGAACATCTGCTCTGCCCTACAGAGAGTCCATCCCTGATCTTTCTTAAGATTGCCTTAGGATGGTGTTTCctcaagttaatttttttttcttgatggaCAGAGCTAAAAGGACTTTCTAAGTGTTCCCTTTTATCTCTAAATGAACTGCAAAAACAAGCCAATCACTTTGTGCTTATGTCACTTTTATGATTTTTGTCTCCTCACTTGCATTATAAtatgaaatgtttctgtttgtaaaaagAAATTGGGTGTGTGCTTGTGTGACAGGAATGTTTTCACTATGAAATAAACGTTTTTGATCAAACTGTATATTCCAAGTTATGACATGACCCTAAAATACTCTGATAATggttaaataaatgacagtgaaataCATTAAATGTCCACATGATGGCAGTACTGGACAACTTTTAAAGACAGAACCAACGTGGATACTGACTGAATGCAACTTCACAGTTCGCTAAAATATTCCACTGGTGTCGTTAAAGCGGCATTTATGGATGATATTGTGTTTAATTCTCATAAAACAGACGAGAAATAGATGCTATTGTCATGTTTTTGCCttattgtaaattctgtttttagGTGTAATTTTGGAGTTTTATTTCCtgaaaacatgaacaaagtgtATTTCCTTAAGGATGGGTCAAATGTGGTTGTGAATGCTGATAAACCATGTGTCCATTTGTGTTAAAATCTGTGAAATGTGGTCAGATGAGTGTGACGCGTTACCAGCAGAGGTAGCGGCGGTGCGCCCCAGAGTCTCCATAAAAGTTGGTGCGCACAGAGCTGAGCTGTCAGATTGGGTAGAGGCGCGGAGGAGCGAAGACTGGAAGCTGGAGTGATTGATAAGGACCATTCTTACCTTCAGAAAATAAGATATCTATTGAAGTTTGTGCTCTGATCCTAAGGGTGGGTGTCTCCTATTAAAGGCGCACCACCAGGACGCAGTTATTACCGCCTGAGCGTAAAAGGCTCCTGTTTGTTTCTGGACTGCAGggataataagaataaaaaaaaggagCAGCTTTGGATTGAAGAGGAGCTCGGATGAGATGCTCACCCTGACGCTTCAGAAGACGAATAATCGTGTCTGACCCCATCAGAGAAACCACatccagttgttttttgttttttttttccactctccAGGACGCAAATGTCTCTAAATCACCAAAACGCCAGTGGATTGTAGCAGCAGCCCCACCGATGGTTTAAAAGGGCGTTAAGGTGCGGGAAGGGAGTGGGACAGTTACAGGTAAGAGGCATTCACACCTCACCGTCTGTCATTACCTGCCCTTTTTCGGGGCTGAGTTGAGTTCATCTGTCGGATAAGTGCGCGCAATCACGCGCAGATCCGCTTCTCCACTGTGGAAAAACCACTCGACCACTGCAATTGTTTTATTTGGAAACCGTCAGTAACCCATCAATATCCAATCAAGACTGAAACAATTACCGCAATAACGAGTCCAGCTCTGGGTGAACTGTCTGGGGTCTTTTTTTCAGACTACTTCACAGGGGCTCGGCCGTCATTTGCCACTTGTTTCATCCTGACGCATGTAAAATGAGATTTTTCCTCATAACAGctgaagtaaaaaacaaaaaaaacccaatatccataggaaataataaacataaaacagtCTTCTTACATTGCAGTCAGTACTGGTATGCTTATATGGCGAGCTGTACTGTGGTATATTGAatttaaagttttattttcttatatttggcTTCATTTCACTGCAGTTCTGCgcatttgtccatttttcttcTATCACTCTCGGCTCATGTAAGTTCGATTTAGACACTGCCTCTGCCAAGTGCAGTATTTCCAGCAGCTGGTCTCTATCATGCAGCTACACCAGGGTCAAGAAAGATCAGGCTGTCAATAAAGGTTAACAAAGTCCACACTGGAGTCTGAAGCCACTGATGTTCTgctatttgtaggtttttaataTAAGACTTAAATATATGACATATTTTTAAATGTGTAAGGTAGTATTCCAAACAAAGGAATAACAAAGACAGTAAAATGTTAGATGTTTATATCTGTGAGGTGTAAATATTATTAAAAGATGGCTTTCACAACTAACATGTATAATATAGCAAAGTAGACTGCAGATTTATGCTGCTATGATGTAGTTACTGGTAGGTGTGGCAGAAAAGAACATATCTGAGACTGGATCTAGTGTCTGTTTGAGTCTGTAAGCAGACATCAGTGGgtctcaatctttttttttctgtcgccctttggaggatgaaaaatctccaagccctcctcaaccccaacaacatcagtggtgcaattataacttttactgaaacaaacatcaaaattgtaacaatactttttgtttttccttgaataatttagtgtgcaaattaaaaaataactttgatttttgattgaacaatacacataaactcaaccagactgctccctgagacagcatttttccaaataaaaataggaaatgtgcaattatgttTCAGctctgacaataaagttacttttttttagaacaaacaaattttggtaacaaagatgaacattttaacaatatcagtggatcaatgagcctgtttccattacaCATCTCGAAACATTAAAGTACagactgtacaaactgtgcaaaaacagaaacattgcacatgtttcttttccagtccaatccttgtccattctccaaacctaaactctgtctagtttagtgacagatcaccatggcagtagatttgtttaatgtacgtccctaaaatgagtccatgGTGCTcaaacgctaaaacattagttcatGTTTTAACctgtagaaaaaagaaaaaaaaacacccaggagagatcccatgacCTCCCCTGGCAAGCCTGTCGCGCACCCCCTAGGGGGctcaccccacagtttgagaaactctgGCATTTAAGCTGAGCTGTCTGAGCGACACTTCATTTTAATAGCGATTAATCGATGTGACCTCCTGCATTGAGGCTACCTCCTGCTCACCTGATGTACCAGCTCAAATAATGATGTGAATCCTCAGATGATGAAATACAGTGACATACTGGCAGGAGTCTGAGGTTTATCCCGAGTCCTCCTCATCACCTACTACAGACAAAAGTACTTCATTTGCTGGATAAAAGAGTGGACGGAAGGAATTAGACATGCTGGCATATGTGGGATACAGGAGTGACAGGGGAAATACACCAAAAAGTAGGGCAGAGCACCCCGCTGTACAGCCTCTGCATTGTGACATCACTTAGCTCTTCTTATAGATTTCTAACCAATGACACCATGTTCCCATATGAATGATTCATTTCTTGTGTGCAGCTTATAAATATAGCTGCTTTTTCAGTTTCAAACTCAAATGTGTATTTGAAGTACTTTGGTCTCTCAGCAGACGCATCATGAGTTTTAGCTGTTAGCGTTCCTTGGAGAAAATCTGGCAGTACCCAGTTTACAGAGAGCGCCAGTGTCCGCTCCTCCACCATGAAGGATCAGGTCTACCCACTCTTGGCCGTCTGGATCAGGTCACACTGGTCTCCCACCAGCTGGGCGACCCGGGTGCCGACTGTCTGGCCAGCACTGGCAGATCAGCCAATGTCACCTTTTTCCACGGGTCTTGTGACCTCGACCTCTTGCTCCTTCGCCATTGATCCAAGCAGTGACACTGAGGCTTCATGGTCCACTGCCCCTCACCATCCAGCCTGGATGAGCCCTCCCCTGAACAGCTGCGACACACaacgcagcagcagcaggagggcTTTCACTGCAAATAATTTGGTTCTTACTGagataacaaaaaaacaacaatttaaatgtagatttagaagtgttagataattgatcttgttttaagagttaatttcttattttaagtgtttatacatctgtagacatgcttatttagtttagtttatttcaaatatccaACAAaagtccttataaatgaaacaggttataagaaaacaaaacaaacaaaaaccaaaaatctaTACATATGCATGAAAACAATCTTAATTCaacaaatcttgtcaagtgaaattctcttgctgcatggacagatatttcacttgttttgagtacctttttcctcagattagtgtttttgtcttatcttatcttatgaccCCCTTTTTTTCAGTGTTGAGTTGTCCTGCCTTTGTAGGTggccagaactttttttttttttttttttggcaaactgATCAGGGTTTACAACTTTGGGCGTAATTCTTGTTTCACAGTGAAAAAACGGCAAAACATCAACACTGGTCATAAACGTGACTTGAGAATGTCTTGTGtgcaaatgtgaagaaaaaaaaaaatctgtgcaagGACTCATTTGCTTTACATATTAATAAAGAATTAaccttaaaagacaaacaaatgaaagacaataaaaagtcagttttctcattAACAACTCCCATATAAAGTAAGACCATccgaagttgaaaaaaaaaaaaaaaaaaacaacctagaaGTAATTAATATTCCAAGAACAGGATATTAACAGGTCACACTGAATGGCTGTTGTATTGAATTTCTTCAGAAAATCGCAGGTGGTCTAGTAATTACTTCCAATGCTGCATTTTTCCATATTTCCCCAGAAGCCTTTGAAACATTCCTGACAGTTAGGAACAGGCTCTATAAAAGATCAGAAACATGCAACATCAAAAGGCATAATCACTAATGCTTATACCTAATAGACTATGTAAATGTatatagtgtttttgttttttttgcctaattaatGGAATACAATGCAAcgcttgtaatgtaatgtaataaacaCAGATGTTAATGTCTacaaatgtcagtaaatgcaAAGTCACAGGTGATTATATCtttaaattatttattctttttgacTTTAGTAGCACATGATTATTTATTTCAGCTGGTGAATTCATGCAGTTTATGTCTACGGAGGAAAGCTGTGGTTGTGTTCGATGAAACCTGCAAACCACCGTAAACTACTCAGAGGTTTAGTCCCTGGTGATCCAAATGAAAGGCTTGAGCAGAGGTCAGGTGTTCAGCAGCAGCACCATCAGAACAGAGTCGGGCTCTTTCTCCTTCAGGAACTATTGAAATGGGTGTAAAATATCGCCGGCTGATTGGCAGGCGCTGTGCTGCTGTTTGATGTAAGTAGGAAGCCAGGAGATTTTTTCACTCTCTTTCACATTCTATTTGATCTACGGCGGACTCTCCTCGCTCTTTGTTTCGTTCCACGTAAAACAAATTCACCAGGCACTGAATAAACATCAGCTCTgcagaaatgataaaataatagcTTCCTACACATTCTCACTTCTACCTTTGTCTTCTCCTCAATCTTTTCTCCTCCTGTTTCTATCCCTCACTTGCCTGCAGATAGGTTTGgtttgggttctttttttttttttggacttgtcCTTTTACTAGTTCTATGTTTGGATGCTGCTTTCTTTCAGTATATCTTTAAGTATTCAGATTTTCAGTATATagtacattattttttttctatattattgtTGTTCTAGgaactcagattaaatttagccgCAAACTATGAGTCAGTTCTCCTAAAATATCTGCATAATTGAAAATATAACATAAAGCAAAGCACATttatgaaactgttttttttttttgtttttttttttaaataatgtggtTCTCTGTTTTCAATACCTCTTTTCAGTTTTTTGTCCATtatggaggatttttttttttttccccccttttttttatttgcactgGTCCTTTTACTATTTCTATGTTTGGATGCTGCTTTCTTTTAACAATATCTAAGATCCAGTCAGGTTGTAATTCTTGCCAAGTTGTGAGGATTTTCAGATAt
This region of Sphaeramia orbicularis chromosome 12, fSphaOr1.1, whole genome shotgun sequence genomic DNA includes:
- the etv6 gene encoding LOW QUALITY PROTEIN: transcription factor ETV6 (The sequence of the model RefSeq protein was modified relative to this genomic sequence to represent the inferred CDS: deleted 1 base in 1 codon), producing MSEPSSAATKQERSSFSPSANPLPNSTSSPIHAPAARPASRMEDEPARLPAHLRLQPVFWSREDVAQWLRWAEKEFALRPITSGSFQMNGKALLLLTKEDFRYRSPHSGDVLYELLQHILKQRKPHVFYPSAYFPGNSFHLQPESAVPHLKLEETVRRTPRGTEPLPQHPPTIELRHRSRSPHHAAPRRSPPEPNHPRPTNDDPLQTFSQLPDSNHHLPEDMYPLSVSPAAPNGRCVTPREAPCPGSPGGQEAGPPRVIQLMPSPIMNPLLLSPIRTGGGAALDFRHSRGGPPSQVTLENGREGKIHSHHHQVPLTQQQHQQQHLLQQEETLYRNHVIMPVSPPEEQMPIGRIADCRLLWDYVYQLLSDSRYENYIRWEDPENKVFRIMDPNGLARLWGNHKNRTNMTYEKMSRALRHYYKLNIIRKETGQRLLFRFMKTPDEIMNGQTDRLEHLESDIDEQTYIKEEC